Proteins from a genomic interval of Osmia bicornis bicornis chromosome 11, iOsmBic2.1, whole genome shotgun sequence:
- the LOC123988309 gene encoding mucin-5AC-like, translating to MENRRKDELNLIAEKVDSYYIEDNLADDEEENASFASKKRIDRQDSTVVTLRPTTMRGIPLLRLLHSQVPRGFYVTKSELELNNSEKMENDTSFTVDTTIALTENPTTVIVQSETSSYKTTNSNENISTIPSTNFQTFPSTLTEIETTTIAPSILSTDSTTPESSSAFYVESTTINSTSFDYSTVTEALFSTKIQPDSSTNAIATGSFETVPETVADVQLENATDSISLTTTMLPLTTVTERRFNRRREKFGTEFGQRSSTRRRVQSERVKPTMEDNLPVKRTEETVTPRRRVTVYRGRHRRPVSTGPPLLDDQKHSKVIVEPIGEGSEGIEETALSRKENNSTGKDDEAEVNSSKNTSAHSPGSLLATRLRRPAAFASTSQQSKSSNTFTNHQKNRTTDEDHSLDSVKNDAADKTTDTPKLEKDIDQSSRAQEIAVTLADPPPSPSTTGRPTLRNAFRRKISTTIAPRKDPTTTTTTTTTSRSTIRFTPVVRDRQKPRTRDKPVQNATTRPRRPQVIDYDYYEDEEESVIGRSTLNGKLFLTSKGSIRCLDQGNFPHPYSCRKFITCARMVNGLVVGAEYTCPEKLSFDPVGGICNWSAGLGCKE from the exons ATGGAAAATAGGAGGAAAGACGAATTGAATTTGATCGCGGAGAAAGTCGACTCGTATTACATCGAAGATAATCTCGCGgacgacgaagaggaaaacgCTTCGTTCGCCAGCAAGAAGAGGATCGATCGACAAGATTCGACGGTTGTTACTCTGAGACCCACCACCATGCGTGGTATTCCGTTGCTTCGTTTGCTCCATAGCCAAGTTCCTCGAGGTTTCTACGTGACCAAAAGCGAACTCGAACTGAACAACTCCGAGAAAATGGAGAACGATACGTCGTTCACCGTCGACACGACGATTGCTCTAACGGAAAATCCGACTACCGTGATCGTTCAGAGTGAAACAAGTTCTTATAAAACGACGAACAGCAACGAAAACATAAGCACGATTCCTTCGACGAATTTTCAAACGTTTCCATCGACTTTAACGGAGATTGAAACGACTACTATCGCGCCTTCGATCCTTTCAACCGATTCAACGACTCCTGAATCTTCCTCCGCGTTCTACGTCGAGTCGACTACTATAAATTCTACTTCTTTCGATTATTCTACCGTGACCGAGGCTCTCTTCTCCACGAAGATACAACCTGATTCTTCGACGAACGCGATCGCAACGGGTTCGTTCGAAACGGTACCGGAAACTGTTGCCGACGTTCAGTTGGAGAACGCTACCGACTCGATCTCTTTGACGACAACGATGCTTCCTTTAACCACCGTCACGGAGAGACGATTTAATCGTCGCCGGGAAAAATTCGGCACCGAATTCGGTCAAAGATCCTCGACGCGTAGGCGTGTTCAAAGTGAACGAGTTAAACCGACAATGGAGGATAATCTTCCGGTGAAACGAACGGAGGAGACGGTGACTCCTCGACGTCGGGTTACCGTTTACAGAGGACGACATCGCAGACCCGTTTCAACTGGCCCTCCTCTTCTCGACGATCAGAAACATTCGAAAGTAATCGTAGAACCGATCGGCGAAGGGAGCGAAGGGATCGAGGAGACTGCTTTATCGAGGAAAGAGAATAATTCAACGGGGAAGGATGACGAAGCCGAG GTGAACTCCTCGAAGAATACGTCTGCTCATTCACCAGGAAGTTTGTTAGCAACCAGGTTAAGAAGACCCGCTGCATTCGCTTCGACGTCGCAACAAAGCAAATCTTCGAACACTTTCACAAATCACCAAAAGAATCGTACAACCGACGAAGATCATTCTCTCGATAGCGTAAAAAATG ATGCTGCGGATAAAACGACAGATACACCGAAACTAGAAAAAGATATCGATCAAAGTAGTCGAGCACAAGAGATCGCCGTGACTTTGGCGGATCCACCACCTTCTCCATCAACCACCG GTCGACCAACATTAAGGAACGCCTTCAGGCGGAAGATAAGCACTACGATAGCCCCTAGAAAAGAcccaacaacaacaacgacgacgacgacgacgagtaGAAGCACCATCAGATTTACTCCAGTTGTCAGAGATCGACAGAAGCCAAGGACAAGGGATAAACCTGTACAGAATGCGACTACGAGACCGAGACGACCCCAGGTTATCGACTACGATTATTACGAGGACGAGGAGGAATCCGTGATCGGTAGATCCACCCTAAACGGGAAGCTCTTCCTCACGAGCAAAGGTAGCATTCGATGCTTGGATCAAGGCAACTTTCCGCATCCTTACTCCTGCCGGAAATTCATCACTTGCGCTAGAATGGTGAACGGTCTGGTAGTCGGGGCCGAGTACACGTGCCCTGAAAAATTATCCTTCGATCCTGTCGGTGGTATTTGCAATTGGTCCGCTGGGCTTGGCTGCAAGGAATAA
- the LOC114875824 gene encoding mucin-5AC-like, whose translation MDWGTRTTSMLLCLCIILLAIVCNANAERKVVCYYTNWSIYRPGTAKFSPQNINPYLCTHLIYAFGGFTKDNALKPFDKYQDIEKGGYAKFTGLKTYNKNLKTLLAIGGWNEGSSRFSPMVASADRRRELVKNTIKFLRKNHFDGLDLDWEYPAFRDGGKPRDKENYATLVQELREEFERESSKTGRPRLLLTMAMPAGIEYIDKGYDVPRLNEYLDFINLLSYDYHSSYEPAVNHHSPLYPLEEDNEYNYDTELTIDYTVNYLLKKGASPEKIILGIPTYGRSYTLFNQDATELGSPADGPGVKGDSTREKGYLAYFEICESQAQSDEWEVVQPNPKAMGPYAFKEDQWIGYDDENMVKLKAKYANEKNLGGIMFWTIDNDDFRGKCHGRPYPLIEAAKEALLTDSTNVDQKSQSVDRKRIRTEGVQSNSIGKKSSGARRSTTTAAPAVKKRVSSSRPKYRTLSRNKSQHEEEEDQEVDRRSYDHSSEEEEDNSESKSRHKSRSNPNRNRRKQTRRKEDSKTDSTEESLSNKLTTPEPPTTPDPGTDFKCEDEGFFPHPRDCKKYFWCLDGGPGGLGVVAHQFTCPSGLVFNKAADSCDYPRNVICPKSKPSTSSASTTRAPITAATSRTTYLYSTTRKPSTEKPDADEEYEYYDEEDEDEEAEEEEKERKVSTTTPKPLLYKTINRSRSTTTSTTTTTTETPSKSERNQQPDKLIDFEDEEDPKVIKELIKLIKKAGGIEQLEKQLLFQEKSANETVNSGKDNATPATISRTLYERVLSRQAGKIGNRQRSSANGPGGAQFDGLDEVPEVKSLRRSHKPQYVTIERSKPSSRPPTEGEDMEKEDSEDDTADVASSEEQTVSNPFLASSTQRATPNYINIRRARPSTTTSRNENDVEERNRDAEEGSTVRQRRPNLSSKTKNNDFTEDGKEQESGSSSSEESSPTTKSRYVSVQRFRSTTPQPTEVVSDIAATSQEPVTEPIVSSESPKIEEKADTISTTTPLSVRLIVSSTRTVVEAETEEPISNATSSSSTESVKLVDDSATEILLTTAPASSSTFSSASTRATGTTVSQPRPFGFNQRNRASTASTEPTSSSQLPAANEQTRSKVSISSRNNARSSFLPGRGRLRPRQEQEARNEPNTDQEQPENSTRASGRTRSRGVSRYTPPAYRSRNEETNNLVVRERARTTEPPSTTVSATDTSRRKFRRPTSRTTTAESVKTNELEDSPIVRIGQGSARRNSPSRSRSVIKEDDNDDRITNIKVFKKPSAVNRDARTRYTRKRNNAEESTTPSTTVSTTSTTISTSIFTTVQDTLTDTTTESYADSVDELDASIATTAIDSGIETTTESIVENEVVTVTLDNRSNSTEPTTVDSIQDFDANVIKIVFPANNDKRENANATNTKRRKVLLRKRPVASSTIASQQEESEDEDENRLVHYRRRKVIKRVRPIQSVSTTEDDEILLRFGSTSNPRILEEISTEDPTVSTTDYDVLDDSTRLTLETPSAETEVAEDFNDALTVASTILDNFTTESSTMEKEEETESTTSFLINVTELDNAVSETLPPTSRLDTLPTTVSLSTTSLPLQANRRSETDNNTYYVDSRYVRKKFVRRRPVVASENASDRHQAASSTEKSELEGQTKRRKGLFVRRRPVPVSSTTKTTRFVEEERDEEDTSSVINRADDQTPYAINLSTRSDSEDFWNRYTTRNLPPTAEGNPEGFEQGIQEETDQTERSTSPGNRISESRPRYQVPDSLKRMANADSFYPPSDSATQEAEEEDSRTRYQNVRQPRTRYKYREITRTRNGESIVETTPASLDSSAQIRNRFYVRRPTVSNTEATTTTVTETLIPAKKFDYAADAHRRQQSLRSSARNQNEDSTIQSKEGVEIQNSIDADYATTPSLKPLVTRLVTSVEESATTERQKILIKTKYSSLTSTTKIPLQSTITKVENTGTTTVVPSVSDRSNDSSGVAKEAKEESANEIRQGQVERSTLPIEGEFLSQANRFTTTESHESSTIEIESVFSNLIGSRDSNE comes from the exons ATGGACTGG GGGACTCGAACCACCTCGATGCTTCTCTGCCTCTGCATTATTCTACTCGCGATCGTTTGCAACG CTAACGCGGAACGTAAGGTCGTGTGTTACTACACCAATTGGTCGATTTATCGGCCAGGAACGGCCAAGTTCTCACCGCAGAACATCAATCCGTATCTCTGCACCCATTTGATATACGCTTTCGGTGGATTCACCAAGGACAACGCTTTGAAACCATTCGACAAGTACCAGGACATCGAGAAAG GTGGATACGCCAAGTTTACCGGCCTGAAAACGTACAATAAAAACTTGAAGACCCTGCTGGCGATCGGTGGTTGGAACGAAGGTTCCAGCAGGTTCTCACCGATGGTCGCCTCAGCCGACAGAAGACGGGAATTAGTGAAGAACACCATCAAGTTTCTTCGGAAGAATCATTTCGACGGCCTTGACCTCGACTGGGAGTACCCAGCCTTCAGGGACGGTGGGAAACCGCGAGACAAAGAGAACTATGCCACTTTGGTCCAG GAACTTAGAGAGGAGTTTGAAAGGGAATCATCGAAGACCGGAAGACCGCGACTTCTGCTGACGATGGCGATGCCAGCCGGTATCGAGTACATCGACAAAGGCTACGATGTTCCCCGATTAAACGAGTATCTGGATTTCATCAATCTCCTCTCGTACGATTACCACTCGTCTTACGAGCCGGCTGTTAATCATCATTCCCCTTTGTATCCTTTGGAGGAGGACAACGAGTATAATTACGACACCGAATTAACCATT GATTACACGGTTAATTATCTTCTGAAGAAAGGCGCCTCTCCCGAGAAGATCATTCTAGGTATACCAACTTACGGACGATCTTACACGCTGTTCAATCAGGATGCTACCGAATTGGGATCACCAGCGGACGGGCCAGGGGTGAAAGGTGATTCGACCAGGGAAAAAGGATATCTCGCTTATTTCGAG ATCTGCGAGAGTCAGGCGCAGTCGGACGAATGGGAGGTGGTGCAACCGAATCCGAAGGCAATGGGTCCTTACGCGTTCAAGGAGGACCAATGGATAGGTTACGACGACGAGAACATGGTCAAGCTGAAAGCCAAGTACGCGAACGAGAAAAACCTAGGCGGAATAATGTTCTGGACGATCGACAACGACGATTTCCGTGGAAAGTGTCACGGTCGTCCGTATCCTTTGATCGAAGCTGCGAAAGAGGCTCTTTTGACCGACAGCAC gAACGTGGATCAAAAGTCCCAGAGCGTGGACAGGAAGAGAATACGGACGGAAGGAGTTCAGAGCAACAGTATAGGAAAGAAATCGTCGGGTGCAAGAAGAAGCACCACGACTGCAGCACCCGCCGTCAAGAAGCGAGTTTCTTCTTCGAGGCCGAAGTATAGAACCCTTTCGCGAAATAAAAGCCAGcacgaagaggaagaggatcAAGAGGTCGACCGACGGTCGTACGATCACTCTTccgaggaggaggaggacAACTCTGAGAGTAAAAGTAGACACAAGAGTCGATCGAATCCGAATAGAAATCGCAGGAAGCAAACGCGTCGCAAGGAAGATAGCAAAACTGATTCCACGGAAGAATCTCTGAGTAACAAGCTGACTACCCCGGAACCTCCAACGACGCCCGATCCGGGAACAG ATTTCAAGTGCGAGGACGAAGGATTCTTCCCGCATCCTCGGGATTGTAAGAAATATTTCTGGTGCCTGGACGGCGGTCCAGGAGGCCTCGGCGTGGTTGCTCATCAGTTCACCTGTCCATCGG GCCTGGTGTTCAATAAGGCCGCCGATTCCTGCGATTATCCGCGGAACGTGATATGCCCGAAGTCGAAACCGTCGACGTCGAGCGCGTCGACTACCAGGGCGCCGATAACCGCCGCAACTAGTCGCACCACCTACCTCTACAGCACCACTCGTAAACCGTCCACCGAAAAACCGGACGCCGATGAGGAATACGAGTATTACGACGAGGAAGACGAAGATGAAGAAgcagaggaggaggagaaagaaCGCAAAGTTTCGACCACAACTCCGAAACCGCTTCTGTATAAAACGATCAATAGAAGCAGATCGACTACTACCTCGACGACTACCACGACGACGGAAACACCTTCGAAATCGGAGAGAAACCAACAACCGGATAAACTGATCGATTTCGAGGACGAGGAAGATCCTAAGGTCATCAAGGAGCTGATAAAGTTGATTAAGAAAGCgg GTGGGATAGAACAGCTCGAGAAGCAATTATTGTTTCAAGAGAAAAGCGCTAACGAGACGGTGAACTCCGGTAAAGATAACGCGACCCCGGCGACTATTAGTCGAACATTGTACGAACGTGTGTTGAGTCGTCAAGCTGGCAAAATCGGTAACAGACAACGGTCATCGGCGAACGGTCCCGGTGGAGCGCAGTTCGACGGTCTCGACGAGGTTCCCGAAGTGAAGAGTCTCAGACGATCGCACAAGCCTCAATACGTCACCATCGAGAGATCCAA ACCGTCCAGCCGACCACCGACCGAAGGGGAGGatatggaaaaggaagattcaGAGGACGACACCGCGGACGTGGCTTCCTCCGAGGAACAAACGGTCAGCAATCCGTTCCTCGCGAGTTCCACGCAAAGAGCAACCCCGAATTACATTAACATCAGGCGTGCTCGACCTTCGACGACAACCTCGAG aaATGAGAACGATGTCGAGGAGAGGAACAGAGACGCGGAAGAAGGCTCGACCGTTCGTCAACGACGTCCAAATTTATCTTCCAA GACCAAGAATAACGATTTCACCGAAGATGGCAAGGAACAGGAGTCTGGTTCATCCAGCAGCGAAGAAAGCTCGCCAACGACTAAATCCAG GTACGTGAGCGTTCAAAGGTTCAGAAGCACGACTCCACAGCCGACGGAAGTAGTCTCGGATATTGCGGCGACCAGCCAAGAACCGGTGACGGAACCGATCGTTTCCAGTGAATCGCCGAAGATCGAGGAAAAAGCTGATACGATATCAACGACGACTCCTTTGTCCGTTCGATTGATCGTTTCTTCGACGCGAACCGTCGTCGAGGCGGAAACGGAGGAGCCGATCTCAAACGCGACAAGTTCGAGCAGCACCGAATCGGTGAAACTCGTCGACGATTCCGCGACGGAAATCCTTTTAACCACCGCACCGGCGAGCTCGTCCACGTTTTCATCGGCGAGCACGCGAGCCACCGGCACGACCGTGTCACAGCCGAGGCCTTTCGGCTTCAATCAAAGAAACAGAGCGTCGACAGCGTCGACCGAGCCGACGAGCAGCAGCCAGTTGCCAGCGGCCAACGAACAAACCAGGTCCAAGGTGAGTATATCGTCGCGAAACAACGCGCGATCGTCCTTTTTGCCAGGACGTGGTCGATTAAGGCCGAGGCAGGAGCAGGAAGCTCGAAACGAGCCCAACACCGACCAGGAACAACCGGAAAACAGCACTCGTGCTTCCGGCAGAACGAGAAGCAGAGGAGTCAGCAGATACACACCGCCCGCTTACCGATCCAGAAACGAGGAAACGAACAATCTGGTGGTCAGAGAACGCGCTCGAACCACCGAACCACCTTCCACTACCGTCTCCGCTACGGACACTTCCAGAAGGAAATTCCGTAGACCGACTTCCAGAACCACCACCGCCGAATCGGTGAAAACTAACGAACTCGAGGACAGTCCGATCGTTAGGATCGGTCAAGGCTCCGCGAGAAGAAACTCGCCTTCGAGATCGAGAAGCGTGATCAAGGAGGACGATAACGACGATAGGATTACAAACATCAAGGTGTTTAAAAAACCGAGCGCGGTGAACAGAGACGCGAGGACCAGGTACACCAGGAAGAGGAACAACGCGGAAGAATCAACGACGCCGTCTACGACCGTTTCTACGACTTCGACGACGATTTCAACGTCGATTTTTACGACCGTCCAAGATACTTTAACGGATACCACGACGGAATCTTACGCGGACTCTGTGGACGAGCTCGACGCTTCGATTGCCACCACCGCGATTGATTCTGGAATCGAAACGACCACCGAGTCGATAGTGGAGAACGAGGTGGTCACCGTCACTCTGGATAATCGATCGAACTCTACCGAACCTACCACCGTAGATAGTATCCAAGATTTCGATGCGAACGTGATTAAAATCGTGTTCCCCGCGAACAACGACAAACGAGAGAACGCGAACGCGACGAATACGAAAAGAAGGAAGGTACTGTTGAGAAAACGACCGGTTGCGTCCAGCACGATCGCGTCGCAACAGGAAGAATCGGAGGACGAGGATGAAAACAGGCTGGTTCATTATCGCAGAAGGAAAGTGATCAAACGTGTTCGTCCGATTCAGAGCGTCTCTACGACGGAGGATGATGAAATTTTACTGAGATTCGGATCCACGTCGAACCCGCGGATCCTGGAGGAGATATCAACCGAAGATCCAACCGTATCTACTACGGATTACGATGTCCTCGATGATTCGACGAGGCTCACCTTGGAGACGCCATCAGCGGAGACTGAAGTAGCCGAGGATTTCAACGATGCTCTTACCGTCGCCTCGACGATACTCGATAATTTCACTACTGAATCCTCGACGatggagaaagaagaggaaaccGAGTCGACGACGTCGTTTTTGATCAACGTCACGGAACTGGACAACGCTGTCAGCGAGACTTTACCGCCGACGAGTCGTCTGGATACTCTGCCGACTACCGTTTCACTCTCGACAACGTCTCTGCCTTTGCAGGCGAACCGTAGATCGGAGACGGATAACAACACGTATTACGTAGATTCCAGATACGTGAGGAAGAAGTTTGTACGAAGACGACCAGTTGTCGCGTCGGAGAACGCGAGCGATCGGCATCAAGCCGCTTCCAGCACGGAGAAGAGCGAGCTGGAGGGTCAAACGAAACGCAGAAAGGGTCTGTTCGTTCGTCGCAGACCGGTTCCGGTTTCATCGACGACTAAAACCACGCGATTCGTCGAAGAGGAGAGAGATGAAGAGGATACAAGTTCGGTGATCAACCGAGCCGACGATCAGACTCCTTACGCTATTAATCTGTCCACGAGAAGCGACTCGGAAGATTTTTGGAATCGTTATACGACCCGAAACCTGCCTCCAACGGCGGAAGGGAATCCTGAAGGATTCGAACAAGGTATTCAGGAAGAAACTGACCAAACGGAACGATCCACGTCTCCCGGTAATCGCATCTCCGAATCTCGTCCTCGGTACCAAGTTCCGGATTCTCTGAAGAGGATGGCGAACGCGGACAGCTTCTACCCTCCCAGTGATTCCGCGACGCAGGAGGCCGAAGAGGAGGATTCGAGGACGAGATACCAGAACGTTCGTCAGCCTAGGACTCGTTACAAGTACCGGGAAATAACGAGGACCCGAAACGGTGAATCGATAGTAGAAACAACACCTGCCAGCCTCGATTCTTCCGCGCAAATAAGGAACAGATTCTACGTCAGACGACCAACGGTGTCCAATACAGAAGCAACAACGACAACCGTCACGGAAACCCTGATTCCAGCTAAGAAGTTCGACTACGCGGCTGACGCTCACAGGAGGCAACAGTCTCTGAGAAGCAGTGCTCGAAATCAGAACGAAGATTCGACGATTCAAAGTAAAGAAGGGGTTGAGATTCAGAACTCGATCGACGCGGATTACGCGACGACGCCTTCTCTGAAACCGTTGGTGACCAGATTAGTCACCTCCGTCGAAGAATCGGCCACCACGGAGAGGCAGAAGATTCTAATCAAGACGAAATACTCCTCGTTAACGTCCACCACCAAGATTCCTCTCCAGAGTACAATTACTAAAGTGGAGAACACTGGAACCACCACTGTGGTGCCCAGCGTTTCCGACAGATCTAACGATTCCTCCGGCGTAGCTAAGGAAGCAAAAGAGGAATCGGCCAACGAGATTCGCCAGGGTCAAGTGGAAAGATCCACGTTACCGATCGAAGGAGAATTTCTTTCTCAAGCGAATCGATTCACCACCACAGAGTCCCACGAATCGTCGACGATCGAGATCGAGTCTGTTTTCAGTAACTTGATCGGCAGCAGGGACTCCAACGAGTGA
- the LOC114875801 gene encoding probable RNA-binding protein 19, which produces MSRLIVKNLPKNITDKKLKEHFSQKGLVTDIQLKYTKDGKFRRFAFIGFKTEEQAIAAKEYFDKTCIDTCTISVEHCASLGDSSKPRSWSKYASDSSKSLINNKDSKNTIEDKCSSETTADEQKKKKKGITSEVKEALKKHKDDPLFVEFLESHTTNKAVWNNDTTLITDQDKEHEDHNKETADEDDSKEEKQEEEKEEGKKEKIAEKVISDLEYMEALKKKEKSTETKREDANDNKGASKHGLVQFFTVKLRGLAYNHKKKDIKQFFRPLVPKSIRVPQKIKGIAFVGFKTEQQLKKALLKNKSFLDGKQIFVTKYEKIEKNDDKERNENNSDIRWKKQEEALKNEESVAESGRMFIRNLSYTITEDDIRKLFEKYGPLTEVNLPVDKTTRKPKGFGTITFLMSEHATKAYSELDGTILDGRMLHILPGKAKANPLEDIDETNLTYKQKKELKDKATAGSTHNWNTLFLGQNAVADSIAAMYNTSKEKVLEDGSKGMSAAVKLALGETQLVQDTRNFLEEQGVCLDAFNQPPNKRSKTVLLVKNLPAATPLREIRQLFAPHGELGRVVMPPSGITAMVEFLEPSEARKAFAKLAYTKFKHLPLYLEWAPDNSFSTPPADRTKATNVNPDEKTKKQETGNATKQVEKSSENVNDENKVNKKVESEDEEESEPDTTLFVKNINFATTEEQLKTYFSKCGPLHYASIATKKDVKNPGGKLSMGYGFVRYKRKADADRALKVLQMTVLDGKSLELKRSERTLTTDVKSGKKASKVTEQTGTKILIRNVPFQANVAEITELFKVFGELKAVRLPKKLVGVEKHRGFGFVEYYTKSEAKKAFKALCQSTHLYGRRLVLEWAQTEEGVEDIRKRTAKHFYQGGEDAKKSKKSTLNPEDVGLEVE; this is translated from the exons ATGTCACGACTGATAGTAAAAAATTTGCCAAAAAAT ATTACAGATAAAAAGTTGAAGGAACATTTTAGCCAGAAAGGTTTAGTAACAGATATACAGttgaaatatacaaaagatGGCAAATTCAGGCGATTTGCTTTTATTGGATTTAAAACTGAAGAACAGGCTATTGCTGCTAAAGAGTACTTTGACAAAACATGTATTGATACTTGTACAATATCCGTAGAGCATTGTGCGAGCCTAG GGGATTCGTCTAAACCCAGATCATGGAGTAAATATGCTTCTGATAGTTCAAAGAgcttgataaataataaagattCTAAGAATACAATAGAAGATAAATGTTCAAGTGAAACAACAGCAGAtgaacagaaaaagaaaaagaaaggcaTAACAAGTGAAGTTAAAGAAGCATTGAAAAAA CATAAGGATGATCCTTTATTTGTGGAATTTCTTGAAAGCCATACAACGAATAAAGCAGTATGGAATAATGATACAACATTAATAACTGATCAAGACAAAGAACATGAGGATCATAACAAGGAAACTGCTGATGAAGACGATAGTAAAGAGGagaaacaagaagaagaaaaagaagaagggaagaaagaaaaaattgcaGAGAAAGTTATATCTGATTTAGAG TATATGGAAGCcctgaagaagaaagaaaagagtaCCGAAACGAAAAGAGAGGATGCAAACGACAATAAAGGTGCATCGAAACATGGACTTGTACAATTTTTCACCGTAAAGCTTCGAGGTTTAGCGTACAACCATAAGAAAAAGGATATCAAGCAATTTTTTCGTCCACTGGTACCAAAATCGATACGGGTACCGCAAAAAATCAAGGGAATTGCTTTTGTTGGTTTCAAAACAGAACAGCAACTGAAGAAAgcgttattaaaaaataaaagttttttAG ATGGAAAACAAATATTTGTAACAAAATACGAGAAGATAGAAAAGAATGACGATAAagaacgaaacgaaaataaCAGTGATATTAGATGGAAAAAGCAAGAGGAAGCGTTGAAAAACGAAGAAAGTGTAGCAGAGTCCGGAAGAATGTTCATTCGAAATCTATCTTACACGATCACAGAAGATGATATTcgaaaattgtttgaaaaatatg GTCCTTTAACCGAAGTAAATCTCCCCGTGGATAAAACAACCAggaaaccaaaaggattcggcacgattacatttttaatgaGCGAACACGCGACAAAAGCTTACAGCGAATTGGACGGCACGATTTTAGACGGTAGAATGTTGCACATTCTTCCTGGCAAAGCAAAAGCTAATCCCTTGGAAGATATTGACGAAA CAAACTTAACTTACAAACAGAAAAAGGAACTGAAGGATAAAGCCACTGCAGGATCCACGCATAATTGGAACACTCTTTTTCTTGGCCAAAATGCAGTAGCGGACAGTATAGCTGCTATGTACAATACATCAAAGGAAAAG GTGTTAGAAGATGGATCAAAAGGTATGAGTGCCGCGGTTAAATTGGCATTGGGAGAAACGCAATTAGTTCAAGATACCAGAAATTTTTTGGAAGAACAGGGTGTCTGCCTGGATGCGTTCAATCAA CCACCAAATAAACGATCGAAAACGGTGTTACTTGTTAAAAATCTACCTGCTGCAACACCTTTAAGAGAAATTCGACAGTTGTTTGCACCGCACGGGGAATTGGGAAGGGTCGTAATGCCACCATCAGGAATTACAG CTATGGTGGAATTTTTAGAGCCTTCAGAGGCACGCAAGGCGTTCGCTAAATTAGCATATACcaaatttaaacatttacCACTTTATCTGGAATGGGCGCCTGACAATAGTTTCTCTACTCCTCCTGCAGACAGGACAAAAGCGACGAACGTCAATCCAGACGagaaaacgaagaaacaagaaaccggGAATGCTACAAAACAGGTAGAAAAATCCTCAGAAAATGtaaatgatgaaaataaagTTAATAAAAAGGTGGAAAGCGAAGACGAGGAGGAATCCGAGCCGGACACCACGCTTTTTGtgaagaatattaattttgcgACCACGGAGGAACAACTGAAAAcg TATTTCAGTAAATGCGGCCCGCTTCACTATGCCTCGATAGCGACAAAGAAAGACGTTAAGAATCCTGGTGGGAAATTGTCGATGGGTTATGGTTTCGTTCGATACAAAAGGAAAGCTGACGCGGATCGTGCGCTTAAAGTGTTACAAATGACCGTGTTAGATGGGAAAAGCTTGGAACTTAAACGTTCTGAAAGAACGTTAAC AACCGACGTGAAGAGCGGTAAAAAAGCATCGAAAGTGACAGAGCAGACGGGTACGAAGATCCTAATAAGGAACGTGCCGTTCCAGGCAAACGTCGCGGAAATAACTGAGCTCTTCAA GGTATTCGGAGAGCTAAAGGCGGTGCGGCTACCAAAGAAATTGGTTGGCGTCGAGAAGCATAGAGGATTCGGATTCGTGGAATACTACACGAAAAGCGAGGCGAAG AAAGCTTTTAAGGCTCTTTGTCAAAGTACCCACTTGTATGGTCGACGTTTGGTCTTGGAATGGGCTCAGACTGAAGAAGGAGTAGAAGATATTAGGAAACGAACCGCTAAACACTTTTACCAAG GAGGCGAGGACGCGAAGAAGAGTAAGAAGTCTACGTTGAATCCGGAGGACGTCGGTTTGGAAgtggaataa